From Rhodococcus sp. B7740:
AACTGCGCCCACGCCTTGTTGCTCAGCGTCGTCACGTCCTGGCCACCGAGAACCACGTGTCCCTCGACGCGTGCGGTGTCGGGTAGCAGTCCGATGGCGGACCGGACGCTGACGGATTTGCCCGATCCGGACTCACCCACCACAGCCAGGACCTCGCCGGGATACACCTCGAACGAGACCTCGGTGACGGCGTCGACTTCGCCGGCATCGGTGGCGAACGTGACGGACAGCGACTTCACCGACAGTGCGGACTCGCGTGGAGTCACAACGCTCGATGTCATACCTTCACCGCCTTCTTGAACTTCTTGCGGGTGCGCAGCAGCGGATTGAGTGTCTCGCTTGCGCTTTCGCCCACCATGGTCAGGCCGAGCACCACGAGCACGATGCCCAGGCCGGGGAACACCGACGTCCACCAGATGCCGTTGGAGATGTCCGGCAGCGCCTTGTTGATGTCGTAGCCCCACTCCGAGGCGGAGGTGGGTTCGATACCGAAGCCGAGGAATCCGAGCCCGGCGAGGGTCAGGATGGCCTCGGCACCGTTGAGGGTGATGATGACCGGCAGTGTCTGCACCACGTTGGCGAGGATGTGCCGGAACAGGATTCGTGGAGTACCGGCCCCGGTGACCCGGGCGGCGTCCACGTACGGTTCGGTCTTGACCGCCACCGTGGCGTTGCGTACCACGCGGAAGTACTGCGGCACGAAGATCGCCGTGATGGCGATCGCCGCGGACGCGATACCGCCGAAACTGGACGACTGTCCGCCTGCGACGACGATCGAGATGACCACCGCGAGGAGCAGCGACGGAAAGGCGTACATCGCGTCCATGAACAGTACGAGGACGCGATCGAACCAACGGCCGATGTAGCCCGAGGCCAGGCCGAGCGGAACACCGATGATCAGCGAGAGCACCAACGACGATGCGATCACCATCAATGCTGTTCTCGCACCGTAGATCACGCGGGAGAACACGTCCTCGCCGCGGACCGACGTGCCGAACCAATGCTGCGCGGACGGAGCCGCCTGGCGGGCGAAATCCTGCCCGGCGTCGCTGGTCTGCGAGAACCCGTACGGCGCGAGGAGCGGAGCGAACACTGCGGCGACAACGAACCCGACCATCAGGGCCAACCCGACGATCAGGGTGACGCGTTGCAGCCCCGACGTGGACTTGACGAACGCGACGCCCGGAAATCCTCGGCGGTGCGGACGGGTGGGAGGGACGTCGGACAGCACGACTTCGGTGCTCATCAGAACCTCACTCTCGGGTCGATGAGTGCGACGATCGCGTCGGTGACGAAGCTGACGACGGCGACCACCACGGCCAGGAACGTCACGATGCCCTGCACCGCAACGAAATCGCGGGCCTGCAGGTACCGGGCGAGTTCGTAGCCCAGGCCCTGCCACTCGAAGGTCGTCTCGGTCAGCACCGCCCCGCCGAGCAGTACGGCGATCTGCAGGCCGATGACGGTGACGATGGGAATCATGGCGTTGCGGAACGCATGCCGTCGCGTCACCGTGCCCTCGCTCAATCCGCGAGCGCGCGCGGCGTCGACGAAGGGTGCCTGCAGGGTCTGGATCAGATTGACGCGCACCAGCCTCAGGAACACTCCGGCCGTCAGCAGACCCAGAGCGAGTGCGGGAAGTACCGCATGCTCGAGCACGTCCACGGTGTAGCTCGTCTCTCCGTAGAGAAACGAATCGACGATGAGGATGTTGGTCTTGGGCGAGACGTTCTGCAGTGCCAGTTCCACGTTCGTGCTGGCTCGTCCTGCCACCGGCAGCCAGCCGAGCTTGACCGCGAACAGCAGTTTGAGCAGCATGCCGACGAAGAACACCGGTGCCGCATACGCCAGGATCGCGAAGATCCGCAGCGAGGCGTCACCGAATCGGTCCCGATGGGTGGCGGCGAAGAAGCCGAGCGGGATGCCGACCGCGAAGGCGACCAGCAGTGCCCAGAACGCCAATTCCAGTGTCGCAGCACCGTTGACGAGCAGAACGTCACTGATCGCGCGATTGTCGGTCGCTGAGCGGCCGAAATCGCCGCGCAGCAATCCGGTCAGGTACTCCCAGTACTGCGTCAGGATCGGCCGGTCGTAGCCGGCTTCGGCCTTGCGCTGGGCGATCTGTTCGGCGGGAAGGCGGCCGCCGAGGGCGGCGGTGATCGGATCACCGATCACACGCATGAGAAAGAAGACGACGGTGACGAGAATCCAGGCAGTCGGAATGATCAGCAGAAATCTGACCCCGAGATAGCGGGCGAGCGCGCCGTACCGTGACGGCGCGCTCGCCTGCTGCGCTTGCTTCTCCCCTACCGGCGCGTCCGCGGTAGTGGGCACCGGTCAGCTCTTGGCGAGAGTGACGAAACGGAACTTGAACGAGGCGTCGAGAGTCTCGTCCACACCGCTGATCTCGTCGGTGGCGACGGCGATCTGCTTGCCCTCCAACAACGGAAGCGTCGGCAGGTAGTTCGTCGCGAGCTCGGTCTGAATCTGACCGATGATCTGCATCCGAGCGTCCTCGTCGGCGGTCGTGCGTTCGAGATCGAGCAGCGAGGTGATGGCCGGGCTCTCGAAGTGCGACTGCAGGAAGTTGTCCGGCGCGAAGAACGGCGTCAGGTAGTTGTCTGCATCGGGATAGTCCGGGAACCAGCCCAGCTGGTACACCGGGTAGGCGTCGGCGACGCGTTCCTTGGTGTAGGTGCTCCACTCGGTGGACTGCAGGTTCACGTTGAACAGGCCCGTCGCGTCGAGCTGGCTCTTGATCGCGGCGTATTCCTCGCTCGAGCTCGAACCGTAGTGATCCGGGTTGTACTGCAGGTTGAGCTGAACGGGAGTGGCAATGCCTGCGGCGGAAAGGAATCCAGCCGCCTCGTCGCGGTTCGGCGTGGTGCCGTAGACATCGCCGTAGGCGGTGTTCGCGCCGGCCAGTCCGGTGGGAACCACGGAGTACAGCGGGGTGTAGGTGCCCTTGTAGACGCCGTCGGACAGCGCCTGACGATCGACCGAGGACGCAATCGCCTTGCGCACGGCCAACTTCTGCTCCGGGGTGTCGCCGGGCATCGTGTTCATGTTGAACACCATGTAGCGCGATTCGCCGCCGGGTCCCTCGTGCACCGTCAGTCCGTCCACACTGCCGAGCGATTCGACGTCCGTCGGGGTCAGCGAGCGCCACGCGACATCGATGGCCTTGTTCTGCACGTCGAGCTTGAGGTTGTCGGAGCTGGTGTAGTACTTGACGTTGATCGACGACGTCTTCGGCGTTCCGAGAATGCCGTTGTAGTCACCGTTCGCGGCGAAGCTGACGAGGGAGTTCTTGGCGTAGCTCGAGATCGAGTACGGGCCCGCGAACGGAGTACCCGCCACGATGGCGTCGTCGTC
This genomic window contains:
- a CDS encoding ABC transporter permease: MSTEVVLSDVPPTRPHRRGFPGVAFVKSTSGLQRVTLIVGLALMVGFVVAAVFAPLLAPYGFSQTSDAGQDFARQAAPSAQHWFGTSVRGEDVFSRVIYGARTALMVIASSLVLSLIIGVPLGLASGYIGRWFDRVLVLFMDAMYAFPSLLLAVVISIVVAGGQSSSFGGIASAAIAITAIFVPQYFRVVRNATVAVKTEPYVDAARVTGAGTPRILFRHILANVVQTLPVIITLNGAEAILTLAGLGFLGFGIEPTSASEWGYDINKALPDISNGIWWTSVFPGLGIVLVVLGLTMVGESASETLNPLLRTRKKFKKAVKV
- a CDS encoding ABC transporter permease; protein product: MLIIPTAWILVTVVFFLMRVIGDPITAALGGRLPAEQIAQRKAEAGYDRPILTQYWEYLTGLLRGDFGRSATDNRAISDVLLVNGAATLELAFWALLVAFAVGIPLGFFAATHRDRFGDASLRIFAILAYAAPVFFVGMLLKLLFAVKLGWLPVAGRASTNVELALQNVSPKTNILIVDSFLYGETSYTVDVLEHAVLPALALGLLTAGVFLRLVRVNLIQTLQAPFVDAARARGLSEGTVTRRHAFRNAMIPIVTVIGLQIAVLLGGAVLTETTFEWQGLGYELARYLQARDFVAVQGIVTFLAVVVAVVSFVTDAIVALIDPRVRF
- a CDS encoding ABC transporter substrate-binding protein; its protein translation is MQRYSAASKTAVRKHGRKTAAVAALSVLALTAAACGSGRTDAGGSGDSGGETITVGTTDQVTSLDPAGSYDNGSFMVMNQTYPFLMNFAPGSSELEPDAAESCDFTEPTVYTCTLKDDLKFANGNPLTSESVKYSFDRIVAINDPNGPASLLTNLDSIATPDEKTVEFTLKAANDQTFPQILATPAGPIVDQTVFPADSILDDDAIVAGTPFAGPYSISSYAKNSLVSFAANGDYNGILGTPKTSSINVKYYTSSDNLKLDVQNKAIDVAWRSLTPTDVESLGSVDGLTVHEGPGGESRYMVFNMNTMPGDTPEQKLAVRKAIASSVDRQALSDGVYKGTYTPLYSVVPTGLAGANTAYGDVYGTTPNRDEAAGFLSAAGIATPVQLNLQYNPDHYGSSSSEEYAAIKSQLDATGLFNVNLQSTEWSTYTKERVADAYPVYQLGWFPDYPDADNYLTPFFAPDNFLQSHFESPAITSLLDLERTTADEDARMQIIGQIQTELATNYLPTLPLLEGKQIAVATDEISGVDETLDASFKFRFVTLAKS